CCCTGGCGGGACTGCCGCCCGTCGTCGGGCTGTGGGCCGCGATGGCACCGCTGGCCGCCTACGCGTTCCTCGGATCGTCGCGCCAGCTATCGGTCGGTCCGGAATCGACCACCGCCCTGATGACCGCGGCGGTGCTGGCCCCCATCGCTGCCGGAGACGTCAGCCGGTACGCCACACTGGCGGCAGCCCTCGCGGTCCTTGTCGGCGTCATCTGCATGTTGGGCGGCGCCATACGATTGGGATTCCTCGCAAGCCTACTGTCGCGGCCGCTGCTAGTCGGATACATGACCGGCGTCGCCATCGTGATGATCGCAAGCCAACTCGGCAAGATCACGGGCGTGCCCGTATCCGGAGATGAGTTCACCGACGAGATTAGGTCTTTCGCGGCCGCGATCGATCAAGTGCATTGGCCGACGATTGCGTTGTCGGCACTGGTTCTTGCGCTGCTCTTGGCGCTGGCTCGGTGGGCCCCACGCACTCCAGGGCCCCTGATTGCCGTGCTTGCCGCAACGACGTTGGTGGCCGCGTTGTCCTTGGATACCAAGGGCATTGGCGTCGTCGGGCAGATCCCGACGGGCCTGCCGACCGTAGCGGTACCGGATGTCTCGGTGAAAGAGTTGCTGGCACTGATCATTCCGGCTAGTGGGATCGCGATCGTTGCGTTCTCCGACAATGTGGTCACCGCCCGCATCTTTGCCTTGCGCAAGGGTCAGGAGATTGACGCCAACGCCGAATTGCGGGCGGTGGGGGTGTGCAACGTCGCCGCCGGCCTGACACACGGCTTCCCGGCGAGCTGCAGCGGCAGCCGCACCGCGCTTGGCGATGCGGTCGGCAGTCGCACCCAGCTGTACTCCCTGGCCGCGCTGGGCCTCGTGCTCGTGGCGATGCTGTTCGGGCGCGGCA
This is a stretch of genomic DNA from Mycobacterium lacus. It encodes these proteins:
- the sulP gene encoding sulfate permease is translated as MIPTMNWTACAPGLAQFRNYERAWLRGDLTAGVTVAAYLVPQVMAYSTLAGLPPVVGLWAAMAPLAAYAFLGSSRQLSVGPESTTALMTAAVLAPIAAGDVSRYATLAAALAVLVGVICMLGGAIRLGFLASLLSRPLLVGYMTGVAIVMIASQLGKITGVPVSGDEFTDEIRSFAAAIDQVHWPTIALSALVLALLLALARWAPRTPGPLIAVLAATTLVAALSLDTKGIGVVGQIPTGLPTVAVPDVSVKELLALIIPASGIAIVAFSDNVVTARIFALRKGQEIDANAELRAVGVCNVAAGLTHGFPASCSGSRTALGDAVGSRTQLYSLAALGLVLVAMLFGRGMLAMFPTAALGALVVYAALRLIDVSEFRRLARFRRSELVLSLAATAAVLALGLLYGVLVAVALSILDLLRRVAHAHDSVLGIVPGLAGMHDIDDYPQASPLPGLLVYRYDAPLCFANAEDFRRRALAAVDADPVPVEWFVLNAEANVEVDLTALDALDQLRAELVRRGIVFAMARVKQDLRDSLRAAGLLAKIGEDRMFPTLPTAVEAFNRR